Proteins from a genomic interval of Drosophila melanogaster chromosome 2R:
- the CG10151 gene encoding uncharacterized protein, isoform A encodes MSLKSSARIKKRRSEAAAATYPVPSAPAQTVSNGSAATANPASATSTPGNGATNPCQSSSKKQSFVGRNPNFDTDETKLLIQLWGDPKLQRTLITTHKKHAVICQLAAKMQEYGYHRSPEEITTRIKNLKCFYNRLKKDKECGGQSTDSEPSWKHFAEMDAIMTRPIFSVRPNEVPAPSLKYQLEQALEEHAERRKRRLANGEELSESDNEEDDMLLSALVSKNKDTGGRKELEAGCLEADSDMNEESFSKRRKVSADVEVDIGEALTSPCIKIEPGQEVETAAATSTVEPQQEEEDDDCMILPQPKEEPIDVDAADDPPIEKSSSSTTNTSTLADMLQGNKPSNLLPFTGANVIIPASITTTTAGTSATTQSSTTTSSKLQGGKISLVPANFLMQSKLPAAAGPSPMANAKGAAPQIQLLQSAINQGARLMISGSAAAPAQPSNAGLVATAPGGVKFVLVNAEQAKAAAAAAAVGKSTASLPLSTAQAQVQAAVQQQQQKLHQSLQQEQHHQQHIQLEKEESRHDHEKAMRILLRQLLNSQNEANEIQHNRLSLERERLDWEKSMGERLLNLLPSLMQPPPAASPCSTAQRLQPPKLLFTTALPMGNGTVTMPHILTSNSLPKVITTSSCNSGVAVAGSGVGLVASVAPKPVDNDVQLISPKLEKEI; translated from the exons ATGAGCCTGAAGTCCAGTGCTAGGATCAAAAAACGCCGCTCGGAGGCAGCGGCGGCCACCTATCCGGTACCATCAGCTCCGGCTCAAACGGTGAGCAACGGCTCAGCTGCCACAGCGAATCCTGCGAGTGCCACGAGCACTCCAGGAAATGGTGCCACAAATCCTTGCCAGAGCTCGTCCAAGAAACAAAGCTTCGTGGGACGCAATCCCAACTTCGATACCGATGAAACCAAGCTGCTCATCCAGTTGTGGGGCGATCCCAAACTGCAGAGAACCCTAATCACCACGCACAAAAAGCACGCCGTGATCTGTCAACTGGCCGCCAAGATGCAGGAGTATGGCTACCATCGTTCGCCAGAGGAGATTACTACACGGATTAAGAACCTCAAGTGCTTCTACAATCGCTTGAAGAAGGACAAGGAGTGCGGCGGTCAGTCCACCGATTCGGAGCCCAGCTGGAAACACTTTGCCGAGATGGACGCCATTATGACCAGACCCATTTTCAGTGTGCGTCCCAATGAGGTGCCTGCTCCATCGCTCAAATACCAACTGGAGCAGGCCCTGGAGGAGCATGCCGAACGACGCAAGCGGCGGCTGGCGAACGGAGAGGAGCTATCCGAAAGCGACAACGAGGAGGATGATATGCTGCTCTCCGCTCTGGTCAGCAAAAACAAGGATACTGGCGGCCGAAAGGAACTGGAAGCTGGCTGCCTAGAAGCCGACAGCGATATGAACGAGGAATCCTTCTCAAAGCGTCGCAAGGTGTCCGCTGATGTAGAGGTTGATATAGGAGAAGCACTGACTTCGCCGTGCATCAAAATCGAGCCAGGCCAGGAAGttgaaacagcagcagcaacttccACCGTAGAGCCCcaacaggaggaggaggacgatgaCTGCATGATTCTGCCACAGCCCAAGGAAGAACCCATCGATGTGGATGCCGCTGATGATCCACCAATTGAGAAGTCATCAAGTTCCACTACTAATACATCCACTTTGGCTGACATGTTACAGGGTAACAAACCGTCGAATCTGCTTCCTTTCACCGGGGCCAATGTCATCATTCCGGCCAGCATTACCACGACTACGGCTGGCACAAGCGCGACCACGCAAAGTTCAACGACAACGTCTAGCAAACTTCAGGGCGGTAAAATCTCGTTGGTGCCAGCGAATTTCCTGATGCAATCAAAGCTGCCGGCTGCCGCAGGACCAAGTCCCATGGCAAACGCCAAGGGAGCTGCGCCCCAAATCCAGCTGCTGCAGAGTGCCATCAATCAGGGGGCTCGTCTGATGATTAGCGGATCGGCAGCAGCACCGGCACAGCCTAGCAACGCCGGTTTGGTGGCCACAGCCCCCGGAGGAGTCAAGTTCGTGCTGGTCAATGCTGAGCAGGCCAAGGCGGCTGCagcggctgctgctgtgggTAAATCGACCGCCTCGTTGCCCTTGTCCACTGCCCAAGCTCAGGTGCAGGCCGCtgttcagcagcagcagcagaaactaCATCAGAgcctgcagcaggagcagcaccatcagcagcacATTCAACTGGAGAAGGAGGAGAGTCGCCATGATCACGAGAAAG CAATGAGAATCCTTCTTCGTCAGTTGCTGAACTCGCAAAACGAAGCCAACGAGATCCAACACAATCGTTTATCCCTGGAACGCGAGCGCCTGGACTGGGAGAAGTCTATGGGCGAGCGTCTGTTAAACCTGTTGCCAAGTCTCATGCAGCCGCCACCTGCAGCCTCGCCATGCTCCACGGCTCAACGTCTTCAGCCGCCCAAGCTGCTCTTCACAACTGCTCTGCCAATGGGCAATGGCACCGTCACCATGCCGCACATCCTAACATCCAATTCGCTGCCAAAAGTGATTACCACTTCAAGTTGCAACAGCGGCGTGGCAGTGGCCGGATCAGGAGTGGGCCTAGTAGCCAGTGTGGCCCCCAAGCCGGTAGATAACGACGTCCAGTTGATTTCGCCCAAGCTGGAAAAGGAGATCTGA
- the Rpn6 gene encoding regulatory particle non-ATPase 6, isoform A, translating into MTELLKENRSNEARRRKMAGATLFERAQALSSVNREEQDSSLLNKLVRDQEGAENDEERIRIKEQGILQQGELYKQEGKAKELADLIKVTRPFLSSISKAKAAKLVRSLVDMFLDMDAGTGIEVQLCKDCIEWAKQEKRTFLRQSLEARLIALYFDTALYTEALALGAQLLRELKKLDDKNLLVEVQLLESKTYHALSNLPKARAALTSARTTANAIYCPPKVQGALDLQSGILHAADERDFKTAFSYFYEAFEGFDSVDSVKALTSLKYMLLCKIMLGQSDDVNQLVSGKLAITYSGRDIDAMKSVAEASHKRSLADFQAALKEYKKELAEDVIVQAHLGTLYDTMLEQNLCRIIEPYSRVQVAHVAESIQLPMPQVEKKLSQMILDKKFSGILDQGEGVLIVFEETPVDKTYERVLETIQSMGKVVDTLYQKAKKLS; encoded by the exons ATGACGGAACTGCTGAAGGAAAACCGTTCCAACGAGGCTCGACG TCGCAAGATGGCCGGAGCAACACTTTTCGAGCGTGCCCAGGCATTGTCCAGCGTGAATCGCGAGGAGCAGGATAGTTCGCTGCTGAACAAACTGGTCCGCGACCAGGAGGGCGCCGAGAACGATGAGGAGCGCATCCGAATCAAGGAGCAGGGCATTCTGCAGCAGGGCGAGCTCTACAAGCAGGAGGGCAAGGCCAAGGAGCTGGCCGATCTCATCAAGGTGACGCGTCCGTTCCTCAGCTCGATCAGCAAGGCCAAGGCGGCCAAGCTGGTGCGTTCGCTGGTGGACATGTTCCTGGACATGGACGCGGGCACAGGCATTGAG GTTCAATTGTGTAAAGACTGCATTGAGTGGGCCAAACAGGAGAAGCGCACATTTCTTCGCCAATCGCTGGAAGCTCGTCTGATTGCCTTATATTTTGATACTGCTTTGTACACGGAGGCCTTGGCTCTGGGTGCCCAATTGCTGCGCGAGCTGAAAAAGCTGGATGACAAGAATCTGCTGGTGGAAGTGCAGCTGCTGGAGAGCAAAACCTATCACGCACTGAGCAACCTGCCCAAGGCTAGGGCCGCCCTCACCTCAGCCCGCACCACGGCCAATGCTATCTACTGTCCGCCAAAGGTGCAAGGCGCACTGGATCTTCAGTCCGGCATCCTACATGCGGCTGATGAGCGTGACTTTAAGACCGCATTCTCCTATTTCTACGAGGCCTTTGAAGGATTCGACAGCGTGGACAGCGTCAAGGCCTTGACCTCGCTTAAATACATGTTGCTGTGCAAAATCATGTTGGGACAGTCCGATGATGTCAACCAGCTCGTCAGTGGAAAGCTG GCTATTACCTATTCGGGCCGCGATATAGATGCTATGAAATCAGTGGCTGAGGCTTCACACAAACGTTCCCTGGCCGACTTCCAGGCTGCCCTCAAGGAATACAAAAAGGAGCTCGCCGAGGATGTGATTGTGCAGGCGCATTTGGGCACGTTATACGACACCATGTTGGAGCAAAACTTGTGCCGCATCATTGAACCCTACTCTCGTGTGCAG GTCGCCCATGTTGCCGAGAGCATTCAGCTGCCCATGCCGCAGGTGGAAAAGAAGCTGTCCCAAATGATCCTGGACAAAAAGTTCAGCGGCATTCTGGATCAGGGTGAGGGAGTACTGATTGTTTTCGAAGAGACGCCCGTGGACAAGACCTATGAACGCGTGCTGGAAACCATACAAAGTATGGGTAAGGTGGTGGACACACTGTACCAGAAGGCTAAGAAGCTGTCGTAA
- the AttB gene encoding Attacin-B, isoform B, translating into MQKTSILILALFAIAEAVPTTGPIRVRRQVLGGSLASNPAGGADARLNLSKGIGNPNHNVVGQVFAAGNTQSGPVTTGGTLAYNNAGHGASLTKTHTPGVKDVFQQEAHANLFNNGRHNLDAKVFASQNKLANGFEFQRNGAGLDYSHINGHGGSLTHSNFPGIGQQLGLDGRANLWSSPNRATTLDLTGSASKWTSGPFANQKPNFGAGLGLSHHFG; encoded by the exons ATGCAGAAGACAAGCATCCTTATCTTGGCACTTTTCGCCATCGCAGAGGCAGTTCCCACAACAGGACCCATTCGGGTCCGTCGCCAGGTGCTTGGAGGTTCCTTAGCCTCCAATCCCGCTGGAGGGGCTGATGCTCGGTTGAATCTCAGCAAGGGCATTGGCAATCCCAACCATAATGTGGTAGGTCAGGTTTTCGCCGCCGGAAACACTCAAAGCGGTCCAGTCACAACTGGCGGAACTTTGGCCTACAACAA TGCTGGTCATGGTGCCTCTTTGACCAAAACACACACGCCCGGAGTGAAGGATGTCTTCCAGCAGGAGGCCCATGCCAATTTATTCAACAATGGCAGACACAATCTGGATGCCAAGGTCTTTGCTTCACAAAATAAACTGGCCAATGGCTTCGAGTTCCAGCGCAATGGAGCTGGTCTGGATTACTCCCACATCAACGGACATGGTGGATCCTTGACGCACAGCAACTTCCCAGGAATCGGCCAGCAACTCGGCCTGGACGGACGTGCTAATCTCTGGTCATCGCCCAATCGTGCTACTACCTTGGACCTCACGGGATCGGCGAGCAAGTGGACGAGTGGTCCGTTTGCCAACCAGAAGCCAAACTTTGGTGCTGGCCTGGGACTTTCCCACCACTTCGGTTAA
- the Dro gene encoding drosocin, isoform A, whose product MKFTIVFLLLACVFAMGVATPGKPRPYSPRPTSHPRPIRVRREALAIEDHLTQAAIRPPPILPA is encoded by the coding sequence ATGAAGTTCACCATCGTTTTCCTGCTGCTTGCTTGCGTTTTTGCCATGGGTGTGGCCACTCCCGGCAAGCCACGCCCCTACAGCCCACGCCCCACCTCCCATCCCCGCCCCATTCGAGTGAGGCGCGAGGCACTGGCCATCGAGGATCACCTGACTCAAGCTGCCATCAGGCCACCACCCATTCTGCCCGCCTAA
- the CG10151 gene encoding uncharacterized protein, isoform D has translation MSLKSSARIKKRRSEAAAATYPVPSAPAQTVSNGSAATANPASATSTPGNGATNPCQSSSKKQSFVGRNPNFDTDETKLLIQLWGDPKLQRTLITTHKKHAVICQLAAKMQEYGYHRSPEEITTRIKNLKCFYNRLKKDKECGGQSTDSEPSWKHFAEMDAIMTRPIFSVRPNEVPAPSLKYQLEQALEEHAERRKRRLANGEELSESDNEEDDMLLSALVSKNKDTGGRKELEAGCLEADSDMNEESFSKRRKVSADVEVDIGEALTSPCIKIEPGQEVETAAATSTVEPQQEEEDDDCMILPQPKEEPIDVDAADDPPIEKSSSSTTNTSTLADMLQGNKPSNLLPFTGANVIIPASITTTTAGTSATTQSSTTTSSKLQGGKISLVPANFLMQSKLPAAAGPSPMANAKGAAPQIQLLQSAINQGARLMISGSAAAPAQPSNAGLVATAPGGVKFVLVNAEQAKAAAAAAAVGKSTASLPLSTAQAQVQAAVQQQQQKLHQSLQQEQHHQQHIQLEKEESRHDHEKGRKDLQTKRHMTSMRILLRQLLNSQNEANEIQHNRLSLERERLDWEKSMGERLLNLLPSLMQPPPAASPCSTAQRLQPPKLLFTTALPMGNGTVTMPHILTSNSLPKVITTSSCNSGVAVAGSGVGLVASVAPKPVDNDVQLISPKLEKEI, from the exons ATGAGCCTGAAGTCCAGTGCTAGGATCAAAAAACGCCGCTCGGAGGCAGCGGCGGCCACCTATCCGGTACCATCAGCTCCGGCTCAAACGGTGAGCAACGGCTCAGCTGCCACAGCGAATCCTGCGAGTGCCACGAGCACTCCAGGAAATGGTGCCACAAATCCTTGCCAGAGCTCGTCCAAGAAACAAAGCTTCGTGGGACGCAATCCCAACTTCGATACCGATGAAACCAAGCTGCTCATCCAGTTGTGGGGCGATCCCAAACTGCAGAGAACCCTAATCACCACGCACAAAAAGCACGCCGTGATCTGTCAACTGGCCGCCAAGATGCAGGAGTATGGCTACCATCGTTCGCCAGAGGAGATTACTACACGGATTAAGAACCTCAAGTGCTTCTACAATCGCTTGAAGAAGGACAAGGAGTGCGGCGGTCAGTCCACCGATTCGGAGCCCAGCTGGAAACACTTTGCCGAGATGGACGCCATTATGACCAGACCCATTTTCAGTGTGCGTCCCAATGAGGTGCCTGCTCCATCGCTCAAATACCAACTGGAGCAGGCCCTGGAGGAGCATGCCGAACGACGCAAGCGGCGGCTGGCGAACGGAGAGGAGCTATCCGAAAGCGACAACGAGGAGGATGATATGCTGCTCTCCGCTCTGGTCAGCAAAAACAAGGATACTGGCGGCCGAAAGGAACTGGAAGCTGGCTGCCTAGAAGCCGACAGCGATATGAACGAGGAATCCTTCTCAAAGCGTCGCAAGGTGTCCGCTGATGTAGAGGTTGATATAGGAGAAGCACTGACTTCGCCGTGCATCAAAATCGAGCCAGGCCAGGAAGttgaaacagcagcagcaacttccACCGTAGAGCCCcaacaggaggaggaggacgatgaCTGCATGATTCTGCCACAGCCCAAGGAAGAACCCATCGATGTGGATGCCGCTGATGATCCACCAATTGAGAAGTCATCAAGTTCCACTACTAATACATCCACTTTGGCTGACATGTTACAGGGTAACAAACCGTCGAATCTGCTTCCTTTCACCGGGGCCAATGTCATCATTCCGGCCAGCATTACCACGACTACGGCTGGCACAAGCGCGACCACGCAAAGTTCAACGACAACGTCTAGCAAACTTCAGGGCGGTAAAATCTCGTTGGTGCCAGCGAATTTCCTGATGCAATCAAAGCTGCCGGCTGCCGCAGGACCAAGTCCCATGGCAAACGCCAAGGGAGCTGCGCCCCAAATCCAGCTGCTGCAGAGTGCCATCAATCAGGGGGCTCGTCTGATGATTAGCGGATCGGCAGCAGCACCGGCACAGCCTAGCAACGCCGGTTTGGTGGCCACAGCCCCCGGAGGAGTCAAGTTCGTGCTGGTCAATGCTGAGCAGGCCAAGGCGGCTGCagcggctgctgctgtgggTAAATCGACCGCCTCGTTGCCCTTGTCCACTGCCCAAGCTCAGGTGCAGGCCGCtgttcagcagcagcagcagaaactaCATCAGAgcctgcagcaggagcagcaccatcagcagcacATTCAACTGGAGAAGGAGGAGAGTCGCCATGATCACGAGAAAGGTAGGAAGGATCTGCAAACGAAGAGACACATGACAT CAATGAGAATCCTTCTTCGTCAGTTGCTGAACTCGCAAAACGAAGCCAACGAGATCCAACACAATCGTTTATCCCTGGAACGCGAGCGCCTGGACTGGGAGAAGTCTATGGGCGAGCGTCTGTTAAACCTGTTGCCAAGTCTCATGCAGCCGCCACCTGCAGCCTCGCCATGCTCCACGGCTCAACGTCTTCAGCCGCCCAAGCTGCTCTTCACAACTGCTCTGCCAATGGGCAATGGCACCGTCACCATGCCGCACATCCTAACATCCAATTCGCTGCCAAAAGTGATTACCACTTCAAGTTGCAACAGCGGCGTGGCAGTGGCCGGATCAGGAGTGGGCCTAGTAGCCAGTGTGGCCCCCAAGCCGGTAGATAACGACGTCCAGTTGATTTCGCCCAAGCTGGAAAAGGAGATCTGA
- the ave gene encoding aveugle, translated as MGEETINSTQNKTRTKTTRPKAVYLWTVSDVLKWYRRHCGEYTQYEQLFAQHDITGRALLRITDSSLQRMGVTDNRDREAIWREIVKQRLKTDIMEIRDMERLNIY; from the exons ATGGGTGAAGAAACTATTAACTCaacgcaaaacaaaaccaGAACGAAAACTACGCGACCGAAGGCAGTGTACCTGTGGACAGTTAGCGATGTGCTCAAGTGGTATCGCCGCCACTGCGGTGAATACACCCAGTATGAGCAGCTCTTCGCCCAG CACGATATAACCGGAAGGGCTCTACTCCGGATCACAGACTCCTCACTGCAAAGAATGGGCGTGACGGACAACCGGGATCGGGAAGCCATTTGGCGGGAGATCGTTAAGCAGCGACTGAAGACGGATATCATGGAAATCCGGGATATGGAAAGGCTCAATATTTACTAG
- the Rpn6 gene encoding regulatory particle non-ATPase 6, isoform C has protein sequence MAGATLFERAQALSSVNREEQDSSLLNKLVRDQEGAENDEERIRIKEQGILQQGELYKQEGKAKELADLIKVTRPFLSSISKAKAAKLVRSLVDMFLDMDAGTGIEVQLCKDCIEWAKQEKRTFLRQSLEARLIALYFDTALYTEALALGAQLLRELKKLDDKNLLVEVQLLESKTYHALSNLPKARAALTSARTTANAIYCPPKVQGALDLQSGILHAADERDFKTAFSYFYEAFEGFDSVDSVKALTSLKYMLLCKIMLGQSDDVNQLVSGKLAITYSGRDIDAMKSVAEASHKRSLADFQAALKEYKKELAEDVIVQAHLGTLYDTMLEQNLCRIIEPYSRVQVAHVAESIQLPMPQVEKKLSQMILDKKFSGILDQGEGVLIVFEETPVDKTYERVLETIQSMGKVVDTLYQKAKKLS, from the exons ATGGCCGGAGCAACACTTTTCGAGCGTGCCCAGGCATTGTCCAGCGTGAATCGCGAGGAGCAGGATAGTTCGCTGCTGAACAAACTGGTCCGCGACCAGGAGGGCGCCGAGAACGATGAGGAGCGCATCCGAATCAAGGAGCAGGGCATTCTGCAGCAGGGCGAGCTCTACAAGCAGGAGGGCAAGGCCAAGGAGCTGGCCGATCTCATCAAGGTGACGCGTCCGTTCCTCAGCTCGATCAGCAAGGCCAAGGCGGCCAAGCTGGTGCGTTCGCTGGTGGACATGTTCCTGGACATGGACGCGGGCACAGGCATTGAG GTTCAATTGTGTAAAGACTGCATTGAGTGGGCCAAACAGGAGAAGCGCACATTTCTTCGCCAATCGCTGGAAGCTCGTCTGATTGCCTTATATTTTGATACTGCTTTGTACACGGAGGCCTTGGCTCTGGGTGCCCAATTGCTGCGCGAGCTGAAAAAGCTGGATGACAAGAATCTGCTGGTGGAAGTGCAGCTGCTGGAGAGCAAAACCTATCACGCACTGAGCAACCTGCCCAAGGCTAGGGCCGCCCTCACCTCAGCCCGCACCACGGCCAATGCTATCTACTGTCCGCCAAAGGTGCAAGGCGCACTGGATCTTCAGTCCGGCATCCTACATGCGGCTGATGAGCGTGACTTTAAGACCGCATTCTCCTATTTCTACGAGGCCTTTGAAGGATTCGACAGCGTGGACAGCGTCAAGGCCTTGACCTCGCTTAAATACATGTTGCTGTGCAAAATCATGTTGGGACAGTCCGATGATGTCAACCAGCTCGTCAGTGGAAAGCTG GCTATTACCTATTCGGGCCGCGATATAGATGCTATGAAATCAGTGGCTGAGGCTTCACACAAACGTTCCCTGGCCGACTTCCAGGCTGCCCTCAAGGAATACAAAAAGGAGCTCGCCGAGGATGTGATTGTGCAGGCGCATTTGGGCACGTTATACGACACCATGTTGGAGCAAAACTTGTGCCGCATCATTGAACCCTACTCTCGTGTGCAG GTCGCCCATGTTGCCGAGAGCATTCAGCTGCCCATGCCGCAGGTGGAAAAGAAGCTGTCCCAAATGATCCTGGACAAAAAGTTCAGCGGCATTCTGGATCAGGGTGAGGGAGTACTGATTGTTTTCGAAGAGACGCCCGTGGACAAGACCTATGAACGCGTGCTGGAAACCATACAAAGTATGGGTAAGGTGGTGGACACACTGTACCAGAAGGCTAAGAAGCTGTCGTAA
- the AttA gene encoding Attacin-A — protein sequence MQNTSILIVALVALFAITEALPTTGPIRVRRQVLGGSLTSNPAGGADARLDLTKGIGNPNHNVVGQVFAAGNTQSGPVTTGGTLAYNNAGHGASLTKTHTPGVKDVFQQEAHANLFNNGRHNLDAKVFASQNKLANGFEFQRNGAGLDYSHINGHGASLTHSNFPGIGQQLGLDGRANLWSSPNRATTLDLTGSASKWTSGPFANQKPNFGAGLGLSHHFG from the exons ATGCAGAACACAAGCATCCTAATCGTGGCCCTGGTGGCACTTTTCGCCATTACCGAGGCACTTCCCACAACAGGACCCATTCGCGTCCGTCGCCAGGTGCTCGGAGGTTCCTTAACCTCCAATCCCGCTGGTGGGGCTGATGCTCGTTTGGATCTGACCAAGGGCATTGGCAATCCCAACCACAATGTGGTGGGTCAGGTTTTCGCCGCCGGAAACACTCAAAGTGGTCCAGTCACAACTGGCGGAACTTTGGCCTACAACAA TGCTGGTCATGGTGCCTCTTTGACCAAAACACACACGCCCGGAGTGAAGGATGTTTTCCAGCAGGAGGCCCATGCCAATTTATTCAACAATGGCAGACACAATCTGGATGCCAAGGTCTTTGCTTCGCAAAATAAACTGGCCAATGGTTTCGAGTTCCAGCGGAATGGAGCTGGTCTGGATTACTCCCACATCAACGGACATGGTGCTTCCTTGACGCACAGCAACTTCCCAGGAATCGGCCAGCAACTCGGCCTGGATGGACGTGCTAATCTCTGGTCATCGCCCAATCGTGCTACTACCTTGGATCTCACGGGATCGGCGAGCAAGTGGACGAGTGGACCGTTTGCCAACCAGAAGCCAAACTTTGGTGCTGGCCTGGGTCTATCTCATCATTTCGGCTAA
- the jef gene encoding jet fuel, isoform A — protein sequence MNPYTAGASGGVGGGGGANPFGAPAGGAGYGQQGYGYEQQATGGYDQGMNYGIEPQQQAAGYGPPGARPRVDVEATGEVDPNLYPEAKDSTHKVRGHSDILEMFFGASTERELIPVKSFYFFFYAAFGSLFPLMGVYFKQMGMNPGQCGILVGMRPFVEFLSAPFWGSYADRCRQGKRLLLGSLACWVLFTIPLSFIRPEAINCIERRNATDFVLTYTRTKRDLSAMYEQEHLDMGTGTMPADEALEEAEAAHSRHKRSLLLPRIDAGISPVHINFVSNYDDKYHRDYVTPIFSSMVYRTPDIQKAFFLLLLVILIGEFFSAPAITLADSAVITLLGEDADKYGHQRMFGSLGWGISMFLVGIALDHSTSFSNHPCGAGNKEKNYNICFSIFSVLMTCAIISASKITFKYDPIDEQLAAQQQAQFVDPNKRAEEESMNQLAAQLNLPSLAVGSGSAASGACAGGVSSFLATGHQPQPHIGAESKVFAQTAKELPEWMTVLTHFKDLKTASFLFVAWFMGFGIGLIFTFLFWHLQDYGGTPTLFGVASVINHVSEIFAYFFSFRLITQIGHVKVLCLGLIGNVLRFLYISYLTNPWMVLPFELMQGITHAAVWAASCSYIAHNTPKHLRASAQGVLQGIHHGLGRGCGAIIGGMFVTYYGTTTTFRWYGIACLFVLGFFIFVNFYRKEQGFISEIPVTEDPHQVAEETSHLAPHGVPSNPIPRALSNSRLNEMNPNGGPYGTYQTTGGNLDIPGANPHNPFAQ from the exons ATGAATCCCTACACTGCAGGCGCCAGCGGAGGTGTCggtggcggaggaggagccAATCCCTTCGGAGCACCAGCCGGAGGTGCGGGATATGGCCAGCAGGGCTATGGATACGAGCAGCAGGCAACAGGTGGCTACGACCAGGGCATGAACTACGGCATtgagccgcagcagcaggcagCCGGATACGGACCACCTGGAGCCAGGCCACGGGTGGATGTGGAGGCCACTGGCGAGGTGGATCCCAATCT ATATCCAGAGGCGAAGGACTCAACGCACAAAGTTCGCGGCCACTCGGACATCCTGGAAATGTTTTTCGGGGCGAGCACAGAACGGGAACTGATACCCGTGAAAAGCTTCTACTTTTTCTTCTACGCTGCATTTGGATCACTGTTTCCGCTGATGGGCGTGTATTTCAAGCAGATGGGCATGAATCCGGGCCAGTGCGGAATTCTGGTGGGAATGCGGCCATTCGTGGAGTTCCTGTCGGCCCCGTTTTGGGGCTCCTATGCGGATCGTTGTCGGCAGGGCAAGCGTCTGCTCCTGGGCTCCCTGGCCTGTTGGGTACTCTTTACCATTCCGCTGAGCTTCATCCGACCGGAGGCCATCAATTGCATTGAGCGACGCAATGCCACGGACTTTGTGCTGACCTACACACGCACGAAGCGCGACCTGTCGGCCATGTACGAGCAGGAGCACTTGGATATGGGCACTGGCACCATGCCAGCCGATGAGGCgctggaggaggcggaggCAGCACACAGTCGGCACAAGAGATCACTGCTGCTGCCAAGGATCGATGCGGGCATCTCACCAGTGCACATCAACTTTGTGAGCAACTACGACGACAAGTACCACAGGGACTATGTGACGCCCATCTTTAGCTCCATGGTGTACAGGACTCCG GACATCCAAAAGGCGTtcttcctgctgctcctggtgaTCCTCATTGGGGAGTTCTTCAGCGCTCCGGCGATTACCTTGGCTGATTCCGCCGTAATAACTTTGCTGGGCGAGGATGCGGACAAGTACGGTCACCAGCGAATGTTTGGGTCACTCGGCTGGGGCATCTCTATGTTCCTGGTGGGCATCGCTCTGGATCACTCCACCTCGTTCTCGAATCATCCCTGTGGTGCCGGCAACAAGGAGAAGAACTACAACATCTGCTTCTCCATCTTTTCGGTGCTGATGACCTGTGCGATAATCTCCGCATCGAAGATCACCTTCAAGTACGATCCCATCGATGAACAGTTGGCGGcacagcagcaggcgcagttCGTGGATCCCAATAAGCGGGCGGAGGAGGAGTCGATGAACCAGTTGGCGGCCCAGCTAAATCTGCCATCGCTGGCAGTTGGTAGCGGCAGTGCCGCCTCGGGTGCCTGTGCCGGTGGCGTCAGTAGCTTCCTTGCCACTGGCCATCAGCCACAGCCGCATATTGGTGCCGAGTCCAAGGTGTTCGCCCAGACGGCCAAGGAGTTGCCAGAGTGGATGACCGTGTTGACCCACTTTAAAGATCTGAAAACCGCATCCTTCCTTTTCGTGGCCTGGTTCATGGGCTTCGGCATTGGCTTGATCTTCACCTTTCTGTTCTGGCATCTGCAGGACTATGGTGGCACTCCCACCCTGTTCGGTGTGGCCTCTGTCATCAATCATGTTTCCGAGATTTTTGCCTACTTCTTTAGCTTCCGTCTGATTACCCAAATTGGCCATGTCAAGGTTTTGTGTCTGGGCTTGATTGGCAATGTTCTGCGCTTCCTATACATTTCCTATCTGACCAATCCGTGGATGGTGCTGCCATTCGAGCTGATGCAGGGCATCACCCATGCAGCCGTATGGGCTGCATCCTGCTCTTACATTGCCCACAACACCCCCAAGCATCTGAGAGCCTCGGCTCAGGGTGTCCTCCAGGGCATCCATCACGGATTGGGTCGTGGCTGCGGCGCCATCATTGGCGGCATGTTTGTCACCTACTACGGTACTACTACTACCTTCCGCTGGTACGGCATCGCCTGCCTCTTCGTCCTTGGATTCTTCATCTTCGTCAACTTCTACCGCAAGGAGCAAGGCTTCATCTCGGAAATACCCGTCACCGAGGATCCGCATCAG GTGGCCGAGGAGACCTCGCATTTGGCACCCCACGGCGTTCCCAGCAATCCGATTCCACGTGCTCTGTCCAACTCGCGGCTAAACGAGATGAATCCGAATGGAGGACCATATGGCACGTACCAGACCACTGGCGGTAATCTGGATATACCCGGTGCCAACCCGCACAATCCTTTCGCTCAGTAA